A genomic region of Globicephala melas chromosome 9, mGloMel1.2, whole genome shotgun sequence contains the following coding sequences:
- the LOC115851848 gene encoding large ribosomal subunit protein eL43-like, with protein sequence MAKCTKKVRMVGKYGTHYGASLRKMVKTIEISQHAKYTCSFCGKTKMKRRAVGISHCGSRMKTVAGGAWTYDTTSAATVKSAVRRRKELKDQ encoded by the coding sequence ATGGCTAAATGCACCAAGAAGGTCAGAATGGTGGGTAAATACGGGACCCATTATGGTGCCTCCCTCCGGAAAATGGTGAAGACAATTGAAATCAGCCAGCACGCCAAGTACACTTGCTCCTTCTGTGGCAAAACCAAGATGAAGAGACGAGCTGTGGGCATTTCGCACTGTGGTTCCCGCATGAAAACGGTAGCTGGTGGTGCCTGGACCTACGACACCACTTCTGCCGCCACAGTAAAGTCAGCCGTCAGAAGACGGAAGGAACTGAAGGACCAGTAG
- the LOC115851847 gene encoding GTPase IMAP family member 7-like yields MADAQDNALRIVLVGKTGNGKSATANTILGRKEFESKIAAQAVTKTCQKASRKWEGRDLLVVDTPGLFDTKESLNTTCKEISRCVLASCPGPHAIILVMQLGRYTEEEQRTVALIKAMFGEPAMKHMIVLFTRKEELEDRSLSDFLQTADVNLRSILQECGDHCCTFSNNSTDWTEKEAQVRELVELIEKMVQDNQGAYFSDAIYKDIEEKLRKQEEVLKKIYTDQLEKEIKLVEKEYAHRPQEAKEEQIKLLMQKHDERMKNIREEAKENIFQVVFKEIKNMLSKIWQMFWK; encoded by the coding sequence ATGGCTGATGCCCAGGACAATGCTCTGAGGATCGTGCTGGTCGGGAAGACTGGAAATGGGAAAAGTGCCACAGCAAACACCATCCTCGGGAGAAAGGAATTTGAGTCTAAGATTGCTGCCCAGGCTGTTACCAAAACTTGTCAGAAAGCATCCCGGAAATGGGAGGGGAGAGACCTTCTCGTTGTTGACACCCCAGGGCTCTTCGACACCAAGGAGAGCCTGAACACCACCTGCAAGGAAATCAGCCGCTGTGTCCTCGCCTCCTGCCCCGGACCTCACGCCATCATCTTGGTCATGCAGCTGGGCCGCTACACGGAGGAAGAGCAGAGAACCGTGGCGTTGATCAAGGCTATGTTTGGGGAACCAGCCATGAAGCACATGATCGTCTTGTTCACTCGCAAAGAGGAACTGGAGGACCGCAGCCTAAGCGACTTTTTGCAGACTGCGGACGTAAACCTGCGAAGCATCCTCCAGGAGTGTGGAGACCACTGCTGTACCTTCAGTAACAACAGTACAGACTGGACTGAGAAGGAAGCTCAGGTGCGGGAGCTGGTGGAGCTGATAGAGAAGATGGTGCAGGACAACCAGGGGGCTTACTTTTCCGATGCCATATACAAGGACATAGAGGAAAAGCTGAGAAAGCAGGAGGAAGTCTTGAAGAAAATCTACACTGAtcaattagaaaaggaaattaaactaGTAGAAAAGGAATATGCCCATAGACCACAGGAAGCAAAGGAGGAACAAATAAAATTGCTAATGCAGAAGCATGATGAACGAATGAAAAATATAAGGGAAGAAGCCAAGGAGAATATATTTCAAGTTGTTTTCAAGGAGATTAAAAATATGCTTTCAAAAATATGGCAAATGTTTTGGAAGTag